From Triticum aestivum cultivar Chinese Spring chromosome 4A, IWGSC CS RefSeq v2.1, whole genome shotgun sequence, a single genomic window includes:
- the LOC100127068 gene encoding MADS-box transcription factor 1 → MGRGKVEMRRIENKISRQVTFAKRRNGLLKKAYELSLLCDAEVALIIFSGRGRLFEFSSSSCMYKTLERYRTCNSNSQEAAPPLENEEQELQDENKDLRKKLQDTTSSCGENAVHMSWQDGGQSSSRVLQHPEHDTSMQIGYPQAYMDQLNSRDHVASERPGGGSSAGWI, encoded by the exons atgggTCGGGGGAAGGTGGAGATGAGGCGGATCGAGAACAAGATAAGCCGGCAGGTGACGTTCGCCAAGCGCCGGAATGGGCTGCTCAAGAAGGCCTACGAGCTCTCGCTGCTCTGCGACGCCGAGGTCGCCCTCATCATCTTCTCCGGCCGCGGCCGCCTCTTCGAGTTCTCAAGCTCCTCATG CATGTACAAAACACTTGAGAGATACCGTACCTGCAACTCCAACTCACAAGAAGCAGCACCTCCGCTAGAAAATGAA GAGCAAGAATTGCAGGATGAAAACAAAGACTTGAGGAAGAAG TTGCAAGATACCACCAGCAGCTGCGGAGAGAATGCGGTCCATATGTCCTGGCAAGACGGAGGGCAGTCTAGCTCCAGAGTACTCCAACACCCGGAGCATGATACCTCCATGCAAATTGG GTATCCTCAGGCCTACATGGACCAGCTGAACAGCAGAGATCACGTGGCTTCTGAACGCCCTGGTGGAGGATCGTCTGCAGGGTGGATATGA